CTCCTCCACATCGGCGAGGGTCAGGAAGCGGCGCATGCCCCCATTCTGCCATCTTGTGGACACGCGCGGTGGTCGGTTATCCATAGAGACGGATCACAGGGAGTCAATCGACTGAAACTTTCGTCAATGATGATGAATACTGATCCAGCACAGGCGCGATCCTCGCCTGTGGAAAGGAGAGATTCGTGAGTGAGACGCCTTCGACCCGGCTGAGGAAGCCGTCCTGGAAAGATCCTCGTCTGCTACTGGGTCTGCTTCTGGTGCTCTTGTCCACGGTGGGCACGATCAGCCTGGTCGCCGGGCTGGACAGAGGCGTGGAAGTCTATGTGGCGCGGAAGGGGATCCCTGTTGGCGAGCGGCTCACGGCGGACGACTTCGACCGGGTCACGGTCCGACTCGGAAACGCGGAGGGGCAGTATGTCAGGGCGGATGAGGCGATCCCGGACGGAATGATCGCCACGGCATTCGTGGGGAAGGGGCAGCTCGTTCCCCGGAGCAGTATCGGCGCGGTGCGCGCCCTCACCAGCAAGCCCGTGGCCGTGTCCGTCGACGGGGTGCTGCCCGAGCAGCTTCAGGAAGGCGCCACTGCCGACCTCTGGGTGGCGGCTCCGGACGAGCGCAATGGTTTCAGAGAGCCACGTCTGGTGGTGCGTGCCGGGGAGGTGGTCAAAGTGGTGCAGAGCCAGCAGACGTTCGGCTCGACCGCGTCCCAAGTCGTCATCGTGCTGATTCCTGACGCCCAGTTGCCACAGGTCCTCGCGGCGCAGGCGAACAAATCCAGGATCTCGCTGGTCTGGAACCCTGCCGGGCGGGCCTCGTGACGGTGAGCATCGCCGCCCACGGCTCTGGTTCGGGGGTTCTGGCGGAGCAGTTGAACGGTCGGCGCCATGGCGCGTTCCGGGTGGTCCGGCAGAGTGAGAGCCTCGAAGAGCTGATGGGGGCGTGTCAGGCGGGCCTTGCCCAGGTCGCGCTGTTCGTCGGCGACGACCATTCCCTCGACGCCACCACGGTGGACCGGCTCAGGGCTCTCGGAGTCATCGTGCTCATCCTGAGCCCTGACCGGGTCGAGCGAGAGCGTCTGTCCAGGGTCGGGGCGGTGACGCTGCCGGCTGACGCAGGCGTCGCGCAGGTGGAGGAGATCCTCTCTTCTGCGTTGGATGTGCCGGGCCGGCGGTCGGACCCGCCTGCTGTGACGGGCGACGGCGGTGCGCCGGGTCCCCGGATCCGGCCTGGTATTTCGTGGGCGAGAGTGGGACACTCGGGCTTCGCCGTGCAGCCCTCGCCGGATTCGACAGGGCCGACAGCTCCCGTCAGCGCAGATTCCGGCGGCGTGGAGTCAGAAGGCACGGATTCAGAAGGCTCGAACCCCGGAGAAGGATCGCGCGTGACCAAGGGCTCGGGCCGCAACCGTCCCGACGGGACGAGGTCCGCGGAAGAACATCCGGGGCCGCCCGGAGTCCTCGCCGTGTGGGGGCCGGCCGGAGCACCCGGAAGGACGACGGTGGCGGTCAATCTCGCCGCCGAGCTGGCGATGGAGGGGCGACGTGTCGTCCTTCTCGACGCCGACACGTACGGCGCGAGTGTGGCGTCCCACCTCGGACTGCTGGACGAGTCCGCGGGTCTCGCGCAGGCCTGCCGGCTGGCGGACCAGGGCCGGTTCGATGGGCCGGCACTCGAACGCTGTCGTGTTCCGCTGACCGTGGGGCAGGGCTCTCTTGACGTCCTCAGCGGGCTCACCCGCCCGGAACGGTGGACGGAACTCAGGGGGCCGGCGCTCTCCCTCGTCATCGACCTCTGTTCCTCGACCTATGACCACGTGGTCATCGACGTCGGATTCTGCCTGGAAGCGGACGAGGAACTCAGCTTCGACACGATGGCTCCCCGGCGGAATGCCGCCGCTCTCACGGCCCTCGGCGCGGCCGAACGGGTCTATGCGGTGGGGGAGGCGACGGCGGTGGGCCTGCCGCGACTGGTGCGCGCCATCCCCTCCCTGCTCGACGCTGCGCCGCAGGCCCAAGCGGTTGTGCTGATGAACAAGGTGCGACAGGATGCCGTCGGACGGTTTCCAGAGCGGCAGGTCCGGGAAGCGTGGGAACGCTTCGGACCCTCCCTGCCGATCGGGTCATTTCTGCCGTTCTCTCCGGAAATTGTGGACATCGCGCTGAGGAATGGGAACGTCCTGGCCGAGTCGGCTCCGCAATCGGAACTACGCCGGGCGGTCCGATCCGTCGTTTGTGCACCTGCACAGCGTTCTCGGAAATCCTCTGTGTTTTACACCACGACGCGGTGGATGGGATCGCGCTAGGCTCGCCACTAAGACCGCAATGAAGCGGTGAATCATTCTCCCTGGAGGCGTGCAACGTGTCGCTGGCAGACAGCAATCCGACGATGACCAAGGAAACGGTCGACACTTTCCTGGACAACTACTACCAGCACCTCGCTCCCGAGGACCGGGCGCGCTACGACGCGGATGTGCTCCGCGAGCGGGCGCTCGCCCATCACGGTCTCGGAAGCCGCCGCTCTCCGGAGCAGGCACTGGTCGAGGTCCGGACCGAACCCGGCTGCAGCGTGGTCCTGATCGTCACGGATGACATGCCGTTCCTGGTGGACTCCGTCGTCGCCGAGCTGGTCCGTCAGCACCGCGCCATCCGGCTCGTGGTCCACCCGATGCTCGTCGTGCAGCGCGACTCCGACACCCACGAGGCCGGGAAGATCTCGCAGGTCCCCGCGCACGTGGGCCAGACCAGTGGTGACACCGCCGCCATCCCGTCGCTCGCCGCCTTCGTCGCCGCCGAAGGCGCCACCACGCGCCTCGAGTCCTGGATCGCCGTCGAGATCGATCGTGCCGGCGAGGACGAGGCCGCAGAGCTGGTCTCCGGCCTCGAAAAGGTCCTTCACGACGTCCGCACCGCCGTCGAGGACTGGCAGAAGATGCGCGACAAGGCCTCCGAGGTCGCCGATGAGCTGGGACAGCTCCCCGCGACGGCCGGCATCCAGGACGTCGCCGGCGCCCAGGCGCTCCTGCGCTGGATGGAGGACGACAACTTCACCTTCCTGGGCTACCGCGAATACGACCTCCTCGACGTCAATGGCGAGGACGTCCTGGAGGCGCACGAAGAAGGCGGCCTCGGCCTCATGCGGAGCCTCGGCGATTCGCCGAAGATCCAGCACCTGACCGATTCCGGTCGGTCCAAGGCCCGCGAGAAGCGCGCATTGGTGATCACCAAGGCCAACTCGCGGTCCACGGTGCACCGCGCCGCGTACCTCGACTACATCGGTATCAAGAGCTTCGACGCCGCAGGCAATGTGACGGGCGAGCGCCGCTTCATCGGACTCTTCTCCACGAACGCGTACACCGGTTCCGTGCGGACCATCCCGATCATCAAGGACAAGGTACGGGCCGTCCTCGAAGCGTCCGGTTTCCCGACCGAGTCGCACTCGGGCAAGGACCTCCTCGGCATCATGGAGACCTACCCCCGCGATGAGCTGTTCCAGATGGATGTGCCGGAGCTCGTCGCCACCACGCAGGCCATCATGCTGCTGCAGGAGCGCCGCCGCACCCGCCTCTTCCTTCGCCCGGACATCTACGGACGCTTCATGTCCGCGGTGGTCTTCATCCCGCGCGACCGGTACACCACCTCGGTGCGTCTCCGCCTGCAGGACGAGCTGACCCGGACCTTCGACGCCGTCTCGATCGATTTCGAGGCACGCATGAGCGAGTCCGCTCTCGCCCGGGTGTTCTTCCGCATCCGTCTGCCGAAGGGCGCCGATCTGAGCGCATTCGACACCGAAGGTCTCGAAGAACGACTGGTGCGGGCCGCCCGTTCGTGGTCCGAAGGTCTGGGAGAGGTCCTCGGCGAAACCTATCCGGAAGCGGCGGCGGAACGTCTGGCCTCCCAGTGGAGCGAAGCCTTCCCCGCCAGTTACCGCGTGGATTACGAGGTGGAGGACGCGCTGGTCGACATCCAGCGCTTCGAAGACTGCCTGGCCAATGCGGCCGCGCAGGGCGGCGACCACGCCGTCGAGCAGCAGATCCAGCTGCACGCATACCTTCCCGAAGGCGCCGGCGAGATCCTCGAAGAGGACGCCCGCGTCAAGATCTACTTGCTCGCTCCGAGGAGCCTCAGCAAGATCCTGCCGGTGTTCCACAACCTGGGTCTCGAGGTGCTCGACGAGCGCCCCTTCGAGATCGAGACCAAGGACGGCCAGGACTTCTTCCTGTACGACCTCGGCCTGAAGTACCCGGCCGGCACCGATCCGCTGGGCAGCAGCGACCTGCTCGCGGAATCGTTCTCCGCCGCACTGAACGGCACCATCGAGTCCGATCGCTTCGACCGCCTCGTGCTCGCCGAGGGCATGACCTGGCGCCAGGTGCTCATCCTGCGCAGCTACGCCAAGTACATGCGTCAGATGGGCAACACGAACTCGTACGGTTTCATCGCCGACACGCTGCTGGCCAACGCCGAGGTCACCCGTGGCCTCGTGGCCCTGTTCGAGGCCCGCTTCGATCCTGCGCTGCCCACCGCCGGCGGAGAGCTCGACGACGACGGCCGCGCCGCCGCCATCGAGCAGGCTCACGCCGCGCTGGAGGAAGCCGTGGCCGGCGTCGCGACGCTGGACGCCGACCGCGTCCTGCGGACATTCATCAACCTGATCGATCAGACGCTCCGCACCAACTACTACCAGGGCAAGGACTACCTCAGCTTCAAGCTCAACCCGGCCGGCATCGAAGGGCTTCCCTTCCCGCGCCCGGCGTTCGAGATCTGGGTGTACTCGCCGCGGGTCGAGGGTGTCCACCTGCGCTTCGGCGCCGTGGCCCGTGGTGGCCTGCGCTGGTCCGACCGGCGCGAGGACTTCCGGACGGAGATCCTGGGTCTGGTGAAGGCCCAGATGGTCAAGAACGCCGTGATCGTTCCGACGGGCGCCAAGGGCGGGTTCTTCGCCAAGCAGCTGCCGGATCCCTCCGTGGACCGTTCCGCCTGGATGGCCGAGGGCATCGAGAGCTACAAGACCTTCATCCGCGGTCTCCTGGACATCACGGACAACCTGGTGACCGACGCTAACGGCGAGCACGTGGTGGCGCCGCGCGACGTCGTCCGGCACGATGCGGATGACAGCTACCTGGTGGTCGCCGCCGA
This portion of the Arthrobacter woluwensis genome encodes:
- a CDS encoding AAA family ATPase, whose amino-acid sequence is MTVSIAAHGSGSGVLAEQLNGRRHGAFRVVRQSESLEELMGACQAGLAQVALFVGDDHSLDATTVDRLRALGVIVLILSPDRVERERLSRVGAVTLPADAGVAQVEEILSSALDVPGRRSDPPAVTGDGGAPGPRIRPGISWARVGHSGFAVQPSPDSTGPTAPVSADSGGVESEGTDSEGSNPGEGSRVTKGSGRNRPDGTRSAEEHPGPPGVLAVWGPAGAPGRTTVAVNLAAELAMEGRRVVLLDADTYGASVASHLGLLDESAGLAQACRLADQGRFDGPALERCRVPLTVGQGSLDVLSGLTRPERWTELRGPALSLVIDLCSSTYDHVVIDVGFCLEADEELSFDTMAPRRNAAALTALGAAERVYAVGEATAVGLPRLVRAIPSLLDAAPQAQAVVLMNKVRQDAVGRFPERQVREAWERFGPSLPIGSFLPFSPEIVDIALRNGNVLAESAPQSELRRAVRSVVCAPAQRSRKSSVFYTTTRWMGSR
- a CDS encoding NAD-glutamate dehydrogenase, encoding MTKETVDTFLDNYYQHLAPEDRARYDADVLRERALAHHGLGSRRSPEQALVEVRTEPGCSVVLIVTDDMPFLVDSVVAELVRQHRAIRLVVHPMLVVQRDSDTHEAGKISQVPAHVGQTSGDTAAIPSLAAFVAAEGATTRLESWIAVEIDRAGEDEAAELVSGLEKVLHDVRTAVEDWQKMRDKASEVADELGQLPATAGIQDVAGAQALLRWMEDDNFTFLGYREYDLLDVNGEDVLEAHEEGGLGLMRSLGDSPKIQHLTDSGRSKAREKRALVITKANSRSTVHRAAYLDYIGIKSFDAAGNVTGERRFIGLFSTNAYTGSVRTIPIIKDKVRAVLEASGFPTESHSGKDLLGIMETYPRDELFQMDVPELVATTQAIMLLQERRRTRLFLRPDIYGRFMSAVVFIPRDRYTTSVRLRLQDELTRTFDAVSIDFEARMSESALARVFFRIRLPKGADLSAFDTEGLEERLVRAARSWSEGLGEVLGETYPEAAAERLASQWSEAFPASYRVDYEVEDALVDIQRFEDCLANAAAQGGDHAVEQQIQLHAYLPEGAGEILEEDARVKIYLLAPRSLSKILPVFHNLGLEVLDERPFEIETKDGQDFFLYDLGLKYPAGTDPLGSSDLLAESFSAALNGTIESDRFDRLVLAEGMTWRQVLILRSYAKYMRQMGNTNSYGFIADTLLANAEVTRGLVALFEARFDPALPTAGGELDDDGRAAAIEQAHAALEEAVAGVATLDADRVLRTFINLIDQTLRTNYYQGKDYLSFKLNPAGIEGLPFPRPAFEIWVYSPRVEGVHLRFGAVARGGLRWSDRREDFRTEILGLVKAQMVKNAVIVPTGAKGGFFAKQLPDPSVDRSAWMAEGIESYKTFIRGLLDITDNLVTDANGEHVVAPRDVVRHDADDSYLVVAADKGTASFSDIANAISAEYGFWLGDAFASGGSVGYDHKAMAITARGAWESVKRHFSELDLDTQSEDFTVVGVGDMSGDVFGNGMLLSKHIRLLAAFDHRHIFLDPQPDAASSFAERKRLFELPRSSWDDYNRDLISAGGGVFPRSAKSIPISAQVRVALGLPDGTEAMSPPELLKAILLAPADLLYNGGIGTYVKASTESHAEVGDKANDGIRVDGRDLRVKVVGEGGNLGMTQRGRIEAALQGVILNTDAIDNSAGVDCSDHEVNIKIFIDRMVSAGKLDPAERAAFLASMTDEVGELVLEDNIEQNILLLNDRTRVAEWSPSYERLMDWLDVKADLNRELEALPSTEVLRQRLAQGQGLTSPELSVLAAYAKIELADALRDSDLADDPWFGSTLRAYFPKALAERFDAELDSHPLRREIIATVVANEMINVGGITFAFRAIEETSATESAVAKAFIALREIYKLPEMLNALNSLPASFPTAHWTTVHLDIRRLLDRAVRWLVADGATSAPVADIVADFGPKVAALRGRLADYLRGEDLVRFEAWRNRASSWGLPEELGIRWAELFESFPLLEMARISRQTGENMDDVARVYYTVFDRFHVDSLLERISALPRDDRWQALARAALRDDLYSTVADMTTSVLGVSQGETAPDDRLAQWEERNAEQLMRARNMFEEVNSLEKDDMASLSVALRLLRSIVRH